The Planifilum fimeticola genome has a segment encoding these proteins:
- a CDS encoding copper transporter has protein sequence MLTTRYHLSTIVAIFFALGIGILLGGSLGQQWLSERQQALVERLEKRYEEVQDRRHQLEKRISTLQTELMVGRRQNRELLRTAVRDQLEGRRILLLGGDRKVAESLSEIIRWAGGSVSRASDLAGMPGETDAILLLEGDSDEWRSGVMKRIQEGLPIPVIVQVVNQKPRKPSPSGEIPVYSFAGEIDDHPLDAFELIRMLHNSIIGKEEPAHEVQTGG, from the coding sequence ATGCTTACGACCCGGTATCATCTCAGCACCATTGTCGCCATTTTTTTTGCCCTGGGGATCGGCATTCTGCTGGGGGGCTCCCTGGGGCAGCAGTGGTTGAGCGAGCGGCAGCAGGCCCTCGTGGAGCGCTTGGAAAAGCGGTACGAAGAGGTGCAGGACCGCAGACATCAGTTGGAAAAGCGCATAAGCACGCTCCAGACGGAGCTGATGGTCGGAAGGAGACAAAACCGGGAGCTGTTGAGAACCGCGGTCAGGGACCAATTGGAGGGCCGGCGGATTCTCCTCCTCGGCGGGGACCGCAAGGTGGCCGAATCCCTTTCCGAAATCATCCGCTGGGCGGGGGGCAGCGTTTCCCGTGCCTCCGACTTGGCCGGAATGCCGGGAGAGACAGACGCCATCCTGTTGCTGGAGGGAGATTCCGATGAATGGAGATCCGGCGTGATGAAACGGATCCAGGAAGGTCTGCCCATCCCCGTCATCGTCCAAGTGGTGAACCAAAAACCCCGGAAACCCTCTCCTTCGGGGGAGATCCCCGTCTATTCCTTTGCCGGGGAGATTGATGATCATCCCCTGGATGCCTTCGAGCTGATCCGAATGCTTCATAATTCCATTATCGGAAAAGAGGAGCCTGCCCATGAAGTCCAAACCGGCGGTTAG
- a CDS encoding glycosyltransferase family 2 protein, which produces MKSKPAVSVIIPAFNEEERIGGTLRAVRRLGCDELIVVDDGSRDRTAAIARRYADQVIRLAKHRGKGAALAEGIRHAKGEILLFLDADLKEHAKLSGPLLEPILRGEADMTIARFPAPARKGGFGLVKGLARSGVRMLTGRTLHATLSGQRAVSRKVISRLSYFPSGFGIELGLTVQALRAGFRVKEVPLPMSHRETGRDLRGFLHRGKQFVAILHTLLRLWRQPV; this is translated from the coding sequence ATGAAGTCCAAACCGGCGGTTAGCGTGATTATCCCTGCCTTCAATGAAGAGGAGCGGATCGGAGGCACCCTTCGAGCGGTAAGGCGCCTCGGGTGCGATGAACTGATCGTCGTCGACGATGGAAGCCGGGATCGGACGGCTGCCATCGCCCGCAGGTATGCCGATCAGGTGATCCGCCTCGCGAAGCACCGGGGCAAGGGTGCCGCATTGGCCGAAGGAATCCGACACGCCAAGGGCGAAATCCTGCTGTTTTTGGATGCCGACCTGAAGGAGCACGCCAAGCTGTCCGGACCGCTCCTGGAACCGATATTAAGGGGGGAGGCGGACATGACCATCGCCCGCTTTCCCGCTCCTGCGCGCAAGGGAGGATTCGGGCTGGTCAAGGGGTTGGCCCGTTCCGGCGTCCGGATGTTGACCGGAAGGACGCTCCATGCCACCTTGTCAGGACAGAGGGCGGTGAGTCGCAAAGTGATATCGCGCCTGTCGTACTTCCCCTCCGGGTTCGGCATTGAATTGGGCTTGACCGTCCAGGCGCTCCGGGCGGGCTTTCGGGTCAAGGAGGTTCCCCTTCCCATGAGTCACCGTGAAACCGGCCGCGATCTTCGGGGGTTTTTGCACCGGGGGAAGCAGTTTGTTGCCATCCTGCACACCTTGCTCCGCCTTTGGAGGCAACCGGTATGA
- a CDS encoding superoxide dismutase, translating to MYFPVDGHAEAIKRAVHSFARRGRTLLDGLDSGNEEVERMRRRLKFLEKRSLQIGDHPGPLYDLMKKAWHSHHRLQGILADIPASPVAGILSEGEVPGESSWAESEDSHADEQLRFNPVPIGRHTLPPLPYPYNALEPHIDEKTMRLHHDKHHKSYVDGLNRAERMMLQARRTGNFDLIKHWEREAAFNGAGHYLHTLFWETMSPDGGGEPSGELRKQITRDFGSFLAFKQHFSQAAEKVEGSGWAILVWSPRSQRLQILQAEKHQNLTQWDVIPLLPLDVWEHAYYLKYQNNRKAYIDAWWNVVNWPAVNRRYLKARRLRWKPY from the coding sequence ATGTACTTTCCTGTCGACGGACATGCGGAAGCGATCAAACGAGCCGTCCACTCCTTTGCCCGCCGCGGCCGGACCCTGTTGGACGGCCTCGATTCGGGAAACGAAGAGGTCGAACGGATGCGGCGTCGTCTGAAGTTCCTGGAAAAGAGGAGCCTTCAAATCGGGGACCATCCCGGCCCCCTCTACGATTTGATGAAAAAAGCCTGGCACAGCCATCACCGGCTTCAAGGCATCCTGGCGGACATTCCGGCTTCCCCTGTCGCCGGCATCCTCAGCGAGGGGGAAGTGCCGGGGGAATCCTCCTGGGCGGAATCGGAAGATTCCCATGCCGACGAACAGCTCCGTTTCAATCCCGTGCCGATCGGCCGGCACACCCTGCCCCCCCTTCCTTATCCCTACAACGCCCTTGAACCCCACATCGACGAAAAGACGATGCGCCTTCACCACGACAAGCATCACAAAAGCTATGTGGACGGCCTCAACCGGGCGGAGCGGATGATGCTCCAAGCTCGGAGAACGGGTAACTTTGATCTGATCAAGCATTGGGAACGGGAAGCGGCCTTTAACGGCGCAGGCCACTACCTGCACACCCTTTTCTGGGAAACCATGAGCCCCGATGGGGGCGGAGAGCCCTCCGGCGAACTCAGAAAGCAGATCACCCGGGACTTCGGCAGTTTCCTCGCCTTCAAGCAGCATTTCTCCCAGGCGGCCGAAAAGGTGGAGGGATCCGGTTGGGCCATCCTGGTCTGGTCCCCCCGCTCCCAACGGCTGCAAATCCTGCAGGCGGAAAAACACCAAAATCTGACCCAATGGGATGTGATCCCCCTGCTTCCCCTGGATGTCTGGGAACACGCTTACTATCTGAAGTATCAGAACAACCGGAAGGCGTATATCGACGCCTGGTGGAACGTGGTCAACTGGCCGGCCGTCAACCGCCGCTATCTGAAGGCCCGCCGGTTGAGGTGGAAACCCTATTAA
- a CDS encoding DUF2627 domain-containing protein, with protein MVFQRVMAILILCIPGAVGVFGWTWMRDVFFDYMAGKGFDWLSFLGGLTLFLIGLAFLGGFIYHRDAKRNKIQPKLRRKKG; from the coding sequence ATGGTTTTTCAGCGCGTCATGGCGATTCTGATCCTTTGCATCCCCGGCGCCGTCGGAGTCTTCGGCTGGACCTGGATGCGGGATGTGTTTTTTGACTATATGGCCGGGAAAGGCTTTGATTGGCTGTCCTTCCTCGGCGGACTCACCCTTTTTCTGATCGGGTTGGCGTTTCTCGGCGGATTCATCTATCACCGGGACGCCAAACGGAACAAGATCCAGCCGAAACTGCGGAGAAAAAAGGGGTGA
- a CDS encoding sigma-54 interaction domain-containing protein, which yields MERFLIVGGDRGGAALLRALDQMDRVRVVGVIDRDPQAPAFLEARTRGIPVGTDPEPFLSTLPDVIIQLSEQPDLSGLVPRRNGKKPLLIGGAVSRVMVKLIEEKEKWFEAWRMRQGELHTIIDSTHDGMIAVNSKGEITLFNRSAERLMGMKATDVIGKPVTQAVPGTGLDRVLRTGRAELNRQQELPNGVKIVTNRVPVKDRTGRVIGVVAVFRDITEVLALTKQVTDLESMKSLLQAIIDSSDEAISVVDARGIGILINPAYTRLTGLPPEEVIGKPADADISEGESMHMKVLKTRKPVRGVPMKVGPNRKDVVVNVAPIIVDGELKGSVGIIHDMSEIKRLNRELERARRIIRTLEAKYTFDDIIGESEGMRMAIDQARQAARTRATVLLRGESGTGKELFAHAIHNDSDRKYHQFVRVNCAAISESLLESELFGYEEGAFTGARPGGKKGLFEEASGGTIFLDEIGELAPNIQVKLLRVLQEKEVIRVGGTRPIPVDVRVIAATNVHLEKAIQEKRFREDLYYRLNVLPISIPPLRFRKEDLPLLAIHLIKKFNQEYGRNVEEIDDEALRALTEYDWPGNVRELENVLGRAMINMNFSERRMKKEHLPPLHGSAINRASGPEISEEPGEDSESLQEVLARTEREYIERVYRACRGNKTETARRLGISVRNLYYKLERYGIG from the coding sequence GTGGAACGTTTTCTGATTGTCGGAGGAGATCGGGGAGGAGCCGCCCTGCTCCGGGCCCTGGATCAAATGGACCGGGTGAGGGTGGTCGGCGTGATTGACCGCGATCCCCAGGCTCCCGCCTTTCTCGAGGCGAGGACCCGGGGGATTCCCGTCGGAACGGATCCGGAACCCTTTCTGAGCACGCTTCCCGACGTCATCATCCAGCTGTCGGAGCAGCCGGATCTGTCCGGTCTGGTTCCCCGGAGAAACGGCAAAAAACCTCTTTTGATCGGCGGGGCGGTCAGCCGGGTGATGGTGAAGCTCATCGAGGAAAAGGAGAAATGGTTTGAAGCGTGGCGGATGCGCCAGGGGGAGCTGCACACCATTATCGACTCCACCCATGACGGAATGATTGCCGTAAACTCCAAGGGGGAAATTACCCTGTTCAACCGTTCCGCCGAACGGTTGATGGGCATGAAGGCGACGGATGTGATCGGGAAACCGGTGACCCAGGCAGTTCCGGGAACCGGACTGGATCGGGTTCTCAGAACCGGACGCGCCGAATTGAATCGGCAGCAGGAGCTGCCCAACGGTGTCAAAATCGTGACCAACCGTGTCCCGGTGAAGGACCGGACCGGACGCGTGATCGGGGTGGTGGCCGTTTTCCGGGACATCACCGAGGTGCTCGCTCTGACCAAGCAGGTGACGGATCTGGAGTCGATGAAGAGTCTGCTCCAGGCGATCATCGACTCGTCGGACGAGGCGATCTCCGTGGTGGACGCAAGGGGCATCGGGATCCTGATCAATCCCGCCTATACCCGGTTGACGGGGCTTCCCCCGGAGGAGGTGATCGGAAAACCCGCCGATGCCGACATCTCGGAGGGGGAAAGCATGCACATGAAGGTGCTGAAGACCCGGAAACCGGTTCGGGGCGTTCCGATGAAGGTGGGTCCCAACCGGAAGGACGTGGTGGTCAATGTGGCGCCGATCATTGTCGACGGGGAGCTGAAGGGGAGCGTCGGCATCATTCACGACATGTCGGAGATCAAACGGCTCAACCGGGAGCTGGAACGGGCCCGCCGGATCATCCGCACCCTGGAGGCCAAATATACCTTCGATGACATCATCGGCGAGAGCGAAGGAATGCGCATGGCCATCGATCAGGCCCGGCAGGCCGCCCGCACCCGGGCGACGGTTCTGCTGCGGGGAGAATCCGGGACGGGGAAGGAGCTGTTTGCCCACGCCATCCACAATGACAGCGATCGGAAGTACCATCAATTCGTCAGGGTCAACTGCGCCGCCATCTCGGAATCCCTGCTGGAAAGCGAGCTGTTCGGATACGAGGAGGGCGCCTTTACAGGGGCGCGACCCGGCGGGAAAAAAGGACTCTTCGAGGAGGCGAGCGGGGGAACGATATTCCTCGACGAGATCGGCGAGCTGGCACCCAACATCCAGGTGAAACTCCTTCGGGTGCTGCAGGAGAAGGAAGTGATCCGGGTGGGGGGGACCCGCCCGATTCCCGTGGATGTTCGGGTGATCGCCGCCACCAATGTTCATCTGGAAAAGGCGATCCAGGAAAAGCGGTTCCGCGAGGATCTTTATTATCGGCTCAACGTGCTTCCGATCTCGATTCCGCCCCTGCGCTTTCGCAAGGAGGATTTGCCCCTTTTGGCCATCCACCTGATCAAAAAATTTAATCAGGAGTACGGTCGCAACGTGGAGGAGATCGACGACGAGGCGCTCCGGGCGCTGACGGAATACGATTGGCCGGGGAACGTGCGGGAATTGGAAAACGTATTGGGCCGGGCGATGATCAACATGAATTTCAGCGAGCGCCGGATGAAAAAGGAGCACCTCCCTCCGCTCCACGGTTCGGCGATCAACCGGGCGTCAGGTCCGGAAATCTCCGAAGAACCCGGCGAAGATTCGGAGAGCCTGCAGGAGGTGTTGGCCCGGACGGAGCGGGAGTATATCGAAAGGGTGTACCGGGCCTGTCGCGGAAACAAGACGGAGACGGCCCGCCGGCTGGGAATATCGGTGCGCAATTTGTATTACAAGTTGGAACGCTACGGAATCGGATAA
- a CDS encoding Leu/Phe/Val dehydrogenase, producing the protein MKWFDYMERYDYEQLIFCQDKNSGLKAIIAIHDTTLGPALGGVRMWKYDSEEEAIVDALRLARGMTYKAAAAGLNLGGGKTVIIGDPRKDKNEEMFRALGRFIQGLNGRYITAEDVGTTEEDMDIIHQETRFVTGVSPAFGSSGNPSPVTAYGVYRGMKAAAKIAFGSDSLEGKTVAVQGVGSVAYHLCKHLHEEGARLIVTDIVRENVERAVRDFGAESVAPDKIYDVECDIFSPCALGAIINDETLPRLKCRVVAGSANNQLKEERHGDRLEELGIIYVPDYVINAGGLINVADELFGYNRERAMKKVETIYDNVLRVFEIAKRDGIPSYKAADRMAEERIESLTRSRSTFLRNERNVLNMV; encoded by the coding sequence ATGAAGTGGTTCGATTATATGGAACGGTATGATTATGAACAATTGATCTTTTGTCAGGACAAAAATTCCGGATTAAAGGCGATCATCGCCATTCACGACACCACCTTGGGACCCGCTCTGGGCGGCGTGCGCATGTGGAAGTACGATTCGGAAGAAGAGGCGATCGTTGACGCCCTTCGGCTGGCACGGGGCATGACTTACAAGGCGGCGGCCGCCGGCTTGAATCTGGGGGGAGGGAAGACGGTTATCATCGGAGATCCCCGGAAGGACAAGAACGAGGAGATGTTCCGCGCCCTCGGACGCTTCATTCAGGGGTTGAACGGCCGTTACATCACGGCGGAGGATGTGGGGACCACCGAGGAGGACATGGATATCATCCACCAGGAAACCCGGTTTGTCACCGGCGTTTCCCCGGCGTTCGGATCCAGCGGGAATCCCTCTCCCGTCACCGCTTACGGCGTCTATCGGGGGATGAAAGCGGCCGCGAAGATCGCCTTCGGCAGCGATTCCCTGGAAGGAAAGACCGTGGCGGTGCAGGGCGTTGGAAGTGTGGCCTACCACCTCTGCAAACACTTGCATGAGGAGGGCGCCCGCCTCATCGTGACGGATATCGTCCGGGAAAACGTGGAGCGGGCCGTGCGCGATTTCGGCGCCGAATCGGTGGCCCCCGACAAGATTTACGACGTGGAATGCGACATCTTTTCTCCCTGCGCCCTGGGGGCCATCATCAATGACGAAACCCTTCCCCGCCTCAAGTGCCGGGTGGTGGCCGGGTCGGCCAACAATCAGCTGAAGGAAGAGCGGCATGGGGACCGGCTCGAGGAATTGGGAATCATCTATGTGCCGGATTACGTGATCAACGCCGGCGGGCTGATCAACGTCGCCGATGAATTGTTCGGTTACAATCGCGAACGGGCGATGAAAAAGGTGGAAACCATTTACGACAATGTCCTGCGGGTCTTCGAAATCGCCAAGCGGGACGGGATTCCTTCATATAAGGCGGCAGACCGGATGGCGGAGGAAAGGATCGAATCCCTGACCCGCTCCCGGAGTACCTTTTTGAGAAATGAGCGCAATGTATTGAACATGGTTTGA
- a CDS encoding butyrate kinase (catalyzes the phosphorylation of 2-butanoate to butanoyl phosphate) translates to MREPIRVLALLPGPTWTKVGVFDGGKAVLVETLHHPPEEIDGETPRDQFLCRKQVVLDALDREGINLTRLRAVAGPGGFTRPLPGGTYRVAEAMLEEIRSGADGHLFHLGGLLAYEIASPLHIPAFVVDPVTMDGMEAVLRLPEFPDTGRCGPFYSLHQRAAARRVAARIGKRYEEMNAVVACLDGQITVGAHRGGWVIDMNGGFDEGGAPEPGGGHAARVRHPDGERMDMTVGDPGSSKSRDAGVRRGAEERGCREKAYRVAKEIGGCAAVLGGKVDAVVLTGRSACGKMFTEEIVRRVSWIAPVHILPEDDLLRSLAEGALRVLRGEEDVREYSPADYEKGVEGIHG, encoded by the coding sequence GTGCGGGAACCGATCCGGGTGCTGGCCCTTCTTCCCGGCCCCACCTGGACGAAGGTGGGCGTGTTCGACGGCGGAAAGGCCGTATTGGTCGAGACTCTCCACCACCCTCCGGAAGAGATCGATGGCGAAACGCCGCGCGACCAGTTTCTCTGCCGCAAGCAAGTTGTCCTTGACGCCTTGGACCGGGAAGGAATCAATCTGACCCGCCTGCGCGCGGTTGCCGGTCCGGGCGGCTTCACCCGTCCCCTCCCCGGGGGAACCTACCGCGTGGCGGAAGCGATGCTGGAGGAGATTCGATCCGGGGCCGATGGTCACCTGTTCCATTTGGGAGGGCTTTTGGCCTACGAGATCGCTTCCCCCCTCCACATCCCCGCTTTTGTGGTGGACCCGGTGACGATGGACGGAATGGAAGCGGTTTTACGGCTTCCGGAATTTCCGGATACGGGCCGGTGCGGCCCATTTTACTCCTTGCATCAACGGGCGGCGGCGAGGAGGGTCGCGGCTCGGATCGGAAAACGATATGAGGAGATGAACGCCGTCGTCGCTTGTCTGGACGGGCAAATCACCGTCGGAGCCCATCGGGGAGGATGGGTGATCGACATGAACGGCGGATTCGACGAAGGAGGTGCTCCGGAGCCTGGGGGAGGGCATGCCGCGAGAGTCCGGCATCCGGACGGCGAAAGGATGGACATGACCGTCGGCGATCCCGGCTCCTCCAAATCCCGGGACGCGGGGGTCCGAAGGGGAGCGGAGGAGCGGGGGTGCCGGGAGAAGGCTTATCGGGTGGCCAAGGAGATCGGCGGCTGTGCGGCGGTGTTGGGAGGAAAAGTGGATGCGGTCGTCCTCACCGGCAGGTCGGCTTGCGGTAAAATGTTTACGGAAGAGATTGTCCGGCGGGTTTCCTGGATCGCCCCCGTACATATCCTTCCGGAGGACGATCTGCTGAGGTCCCTCGCCGAGGGCGCCCTGCGCGTCCTCCGCGGAGAAGAGGATGTGAGGGAGTATTCGCCGGCGGATTACGAGAAGGGAGTCGAGGGAATCCATGGCTGA
- the lpdA gene encoding dihydrolipoyl dehydrogenase — translation MAEQYDLVVLGAGPGGYVAAIRAAQLGMKVAVVEKVGGVCLHKGCIPSKSLLRSAEVYHEMKHGEDYGITAEGVRIDFSRVQKRKEKVVEQLHRGVQHLLKKNGVTVVEGTGRILGPSIFSPQAGTVSVEKKDGEEAEMLVPQYLLIATGSRPRTLPGLEVDGRYVMNSDHALGMEELPKSIIIVGGGVIGIEWASMLNDFGVDVTVVEFADRILPFEDPDVSREMTRLLKKRKVKILTKAKVLPESVRIEGNAVTLKAEKGNETVELTAERVLVSVGRQANVEGIGLENTSVKVENGFIRVNEVMQTAESHIYAIGDVVGGYQLAHVASHEGLVAVEHMAGRNPSPLNPQLIPRCTYSRPEIGSIGLTEEEAKRQGYSVKIGKFPFRATGKSLVFGEVDGFIKIIADKKTEDLLGVHIIGPHATDLISEAGLAKLLDATPWEISHTIHPHPTLSEVFGEAALAVEGEAIHAG, via the coding sequence ATGGCTGAGCAATACGATCTGGTGGTATTGGGAGCGGGACCGGGCGGTTACGTCGCCGCCATCCGGGCGGCTCAATTGGGCATGAAGGTGGCCGTGGTGGAGAAGGTGGGGGGCGTCTGCCTGCACAAGGGTTGCATTCCCAGCAAATCGCTTCTCCGCAGCGCGGAAGTCTACCACGAGATGAAGCACGGCGAGGATTACGGGATCACGGCGGAAGGGGTTCGCATCGATTTCAGCCGGGTTCAGAAGCGCAAGGAAAAGGTGGTGGAACAACTGCACCGGGGCGTGCAGCATCTGCTCAAAAAGAACGGAGTCACCGTCGTGGAGGGCACGGGACGCATCCTCGGACCTTCGATTTTTTCACCCCAGGCGGGAACGGTCTCCGTGGAAAAAAAGGACGGGGAAGAAGCGGAAATGCTCGTTCCCCAATATCTCTTGATCGCAACCGGTTCCCGTCCGCGCACGCTGCCCGGGCTGGAGGTGGACGGGCGCTATGTGATGAATTCCGATCATGCTCTGGGGATGGAGGAGCTGCCCAAATCGATCATCATCGTCGGCGGCGGGGTGATCGGAATCGAGTGGGCCTCCATGCTGAATGATTTCGGCGTTGACGTGACGGTGGTCGAATTTGCCGATCGGATCCTGCCCTTTGAGGATCCGGACGTCTCCAGGGAGATGACCCGTCTCCTCAAAAAGCGAAAGGTGAAAATTTTGACGAAGGCCAAGGTGTTGCCGGAAAGCGTTCGGATCGAAGGAAATGCGGTCACCCTGAAGGCGGAAAAGGGAAATGAGACGGTGGAACTCACCGCGGAAAGGGTGCTGGTATCCGTCGGGCGGCAGGCCAATGTGGAGGGCATCGGACTCGAGAACACGTCGGTCAAAGTGGAAAACGGCTTTATCCGGGTAAACGAAGTGATGCAGACGGCGGAATCCCACATTTACGCCATCGGGGACGTGGTCGGCGGGTACCAGTTGGCCCATGTCGCCTCCCATGAGGGATTGGTGGCGGTGGAGCACATGGCCGGCAGAAACCCGAGTCCCCTCAATCCCCAGCTGATCCCTCGCTGCACCTACAGCCGTCCCGAGATCGGAAGCATCGGCCTTACCGAGGAGGAGGCGAAGCGACAGGGGTATTCGGTGAAGATCGGCAAATTTCCCTTCCGGGCGACGGGAAAATCCCTGGTGTTCGGCGAAGTGGACGGTTTCATCAAAATCATTGCCGACAAGAAGACGGAAGACTTGCTTGGCGTCCACATCATCGGCCCCCACGCTACCGACCTGATTTCCGAGGCGGGATTGGCCAAGCTGTTGGATGCCACTCCGTGGGAGATCAGCCACACCATCCATCCCCATCCGACCTTGTCCGAAGTTTTCGGGGAGGCGGCGCTGGCGGTGGAAGGAGAGGCGATCCACGCGGGTTGA
- a CDS encoding thiamine pyrophosphate-dependent dehydrogenase E1 component subunit alpha → MGEARHHSLGLSDEQVLDMYRYMLLARKIDERMWLLNRAGKIPFVISCQGQEAIQVGAAFALDREKDWLCPYYRDMGMVLVFGQTAKDLMLSAFAKAEDPNSGGRQMPGHFGDSRFRILSGSSPVTTQLPHAVGIGYAAKLEGKDLVVLTCCGEGSSNQGDFHEACNFAGVHNLPVIFMVQNNKYAISVPLKKQVAGGNVYRRAEGYGFPGVRVDGNDPLKVYETVKEAVERARRGEGPTLIEAVSYRLVPHSSDDDDRSYRSREEVEEARKNDSLLLFRNYLADAGILTEEKERELNERIVREVDEATEYAEAAPYPEPEDLYKHVYAE, encoded by the coding sequence ATGGGTGAAGCGCGTCATCATTCCCTGGGTTTGAGCGATGAGCAAGTGTTGGACATGTACCGGTACATGCTGCTGGCGCGGAAGATCGATGAACGGATGTGGCTTTTGAACCGGGCGGGAAAAATCCCCTTCGTGATCTCCTGTCAGGGGCAGGAGGCGATTCAGGTGGGGGCCGCCTTCGCCCTGGACCGGGAAAAGGATTGGCTCTGTCCCTATTACCGGGATATGGGCATGGTGCTGGTTTTCGGCCAGACGGCGAAGGATCTGATGCTCTCCGCCTTTGCCAAGGCGGAGGACCCCAACAGCGGGGGAAGGCAGATGCCGGGACATTTCGGAGACAGCCGGTTCCGCATCCTGTCCGGTTCCAGCCCGGTTACGACCCAGTTGCCCCACGCGGTGGGGATCGGATACGCGGCGAAGCTGGAAGGAAAGGATCTGGTCGTCCTGACGTGCTGCGGTGAAGGTTCCAGCAACCAGGGCGATTTCCACGAGGCCTGCAACTTTGCCGGGGTTCACAATCTGCCCGTCATTTTCATGGTGCAAAACAACAAATACGCCATTTCGGTCCCGCTCAAGAAGCAGGTGGCCGGAGGGAACGTGTACAGGCGGGCTGAAGGGTACGGGTTTCCGGGTGTCCGCGTCGACGGAAACGACCCCCTGAAGGTGTACGAGACGGTAAAAGAGGCGGTGGAAAGGGCCCGCAGGGGCGAAGGGCCGACCCTGATCGAGGCGGTTTCCTATCGGCTGGTGCCGCATTCCAGCGATGACGATGACCGCAGCTACCGCAGCAGGGAGGAAGTGGAGGAGGCGCGGAAGAACGATTCGCTCCTCCTGTTCAGAAATTATCTGGCGGATGCGGGGATCCTGACGGAAGAGAAGGAAAGGGAACTGAACGAGCGCATCGTCCGGGAAGTGGACGAAGCGACGGAATACGCCGAAGCCGCCCCGTATCCCGAGCCGGAAGATCTGTACAAGCATGTATATGCGGAATAG
- a CDS encoding alpha-ketoacid dehydrogenase subunit beta, with product MPVISYIDAVTQALREEMRRDRRVFVLGEDVGVRGGVFRATNGLIEEFGEDRVLDTPLTESAIVGVSIGAAAYGLRPVAEIQFADFIMPAVNQIVSEAARLRYRSNNDWHCPLVIRAPYGGGVHGALYHSQSVESLFMSVPGLKIVTPSTPYDVKGLLKAAIRDEDPVLFFEHKRCYRLIKGEVPEEDYTIPIGKADVKREGTDVTVISYGLTLHFALKAAEELEKEGISVHVLDLRTLRPLDKEAILEAAAKTGKVLIIHEDNKTGGIGGEVSAIITEEAFFELDAPVRRLCGPDVPAMPYSPPLEKEYMLSPEKVAAAIRELAEF from the coding sequence ATGCCCGTGATTTCCTACATCGATGCGGTGACACAGGCCCTTCGCGAAGAAATGCGTCGCGATCGGCGGGTGTTTGTCCTCGGTGAGGACGTGGGGGTGCGGGGCGGAGTGTTTCGCGCCACCAACGGTCTGATCGAGGAATTCGGCGAGGATCGGGTATTGGACACCCCGTTGACCGAATCGGCCATCGTCGGTGTATCCATCGGCGCCGCAGCCTACGGACTTCGCCCGGTGGCGGAGATTCAATTTGCCGACTTCATCATGCCGGCGGTGAACCAGATCGTCAGCGAAGCGGCTCGGCTGCGCTACCGGTCCAACAACGACTGGCATTGTCCTCTCGTCATTCGCGCGCCCTACGGCGGCGGCGTTCACGGCGCCCTGTACCACTCCCAGAGCGTCGAGTCCCTGTTCATGAGCGTGCCGGGGTTGAAGATCGTCACGCCCTCCACGCCCTATGACGTGAAGGGTCTGTTGAAAGCGGCCATTCGAGATGAGGATCCGGTCCTCTTTTTCGAACACAAGCGCTGTTACCGGCTGATCAAGGGAGAAGTGCCGGAGGAGGATTATACGATTCCCATCGGCAAGGCGGATGTGAAACGGGAAGGTACGGACGTCACGGTCATCTCCTACGGCCTCACCCTGCATTTTGCCCTGAAGGCTGCGGAGGAGCTGGAGAAAGAGGGAATCAGCGTGCACGTGCTGGACCTCCGGACCCTTCGACCGCTGGACAAGGAAGCGATTCTGGAGGCGGCGGCCAAGACCGGAAAAGTCCTGATCATCCATGAAGACAACAAGACGGGAGGTATCGGCGGGGAAGTTTCCGCCATCATCACCGAAGAGGCCTTCTTCGAACTGGATGCCCCCGTTCGGCGCCTCTGCGGACCGGATGTGCCTGCGATGCCCTACAGTCCGCCGTTGGAAAAGGAGTACATGCTCAGTCCGGAGAAGGTGGCCGCGGCCATTCGCGAGCTGGCTGAGTTTTGA